Proteins found in one Sporosarcina sp. FSL K6-3457 genomic segment:
- a CDS encoding XTP/dITP diphosphatase: MKEVLIATNNLGKAKDFEALFKPFGVRVLTLNDLDEAIDVEETGVTFEENAILKAETVARLLGKVVIADDSGLEIDALDGAPGVYSARYAGTGKNDGDNIDKVLNELETVSKDDRTARFRCVLAVAGPGIETETFSGSCEGLIHTERKGENGFGYDPIFYVPQQGRMMAELSPEEKSLISHRGAALEKLKVKLPQFMESVGDHK; this comes from the coding sequence ATGAAGGAAGTACTCATTGCAACCAATAATCTTGGCAAAGCAAAAGATTTTGAGGCATTGTTCAAGCCGTTCGGTGTACGCGTTTTGACATTGAATGATTTGGACGAGGCCATTGATGTTGAAGAGACAGGTGTTACGTTTGAGGAAAATGCTATCTTGAAAGCGGAAACTGTTGCTCGTTTGCTGGGCAAGGTCGTCATCGCGGATGATAGTGGACTTGAAATCGATGCGCTAGATGGCGCTCCTGGCGTTTATTCTGCGCGTTATGCGGGTACAGGGAAGAATGATGGAGATAATATCGATAAAGTGCTAAACGAGCTAGAAACGGTGTCTAAGGACGATCGTACAGCACGTTTTCGCTGTGTGCTCGCTGTGGCGGGTCCTGGCATTGAAACAGAGACATTTTCGGGTAGCTGTGAAGGTTTGATTCACACGGAACGCAAGGGGGAAAATGGCTTTGGCTATGATCCAATTTTTTATGTGCCGCAGCAGGGGCGCATGATGGCTGAATTGTCACCAGAAGAGAAGAGTTTGATTTCACATCGTGGGGCGGCGCTTGAAAAGTTGAAAGTGAAGCTACCGCAATTTATGGAGAGTGTAGGTGATCACAAGTGA
- a CDS encoding metallophosphoesterase yields the protein MKLVVMSDSHGDKETVKAVSALPADAIFHCGDSELSFDDPVLHTMHRVRGNCDCDARFPSSVLVEVQGKKVLAVHGHEHDVRMSLMGLYYSAKELGANIVLFGHSHLYGAEMKDGILFLNPGSTVQPRGGKKATYAVVEWDENLRVTFKNLQHKTVEEKELKNI from the coding sequence GTGAAACTAGTTGTCATGAGTGATTCGCACGGGGATAAGGAGACGGTGAAAGCCGTTTCCGCATTACCTGCGGACGCCATTTTTCATTGTGGAGATAGTGAATTGTCATTCGATGATCCGGTGTTGCATACAATGCATAGAGTACGTGGTAATTGTGACTGTGATGCACGGTTTCCATCGTCTGTATTAGTTGAGGTGCAAGGGAAAAAGGTTTTAGCTGTTCACGGGCATGAGCATGATGTGCGGATGTCTTTGATGGGGCTGTATTATAGCGCTAAAGAACTTGGTGCCAATATCGTGTTATTTGGCCATTCGCATTTGTATGGGGCGGAGATGAAGGATGGTATTTTATTTTTAAATCCGGGCAGTACCGTTCAGCCACGCGGTGGTAAAAAAGCGACGTATGCTGTGGTGGAATGGGATGAAAATCTGCGTGTAACATTCAAGAATTTACAGCATAAAACGGTTGAAGAAAAAGAATTAAAAAATATTTAA
- a CDS encoding acyl-CoA thioesterase — MKATYITDISTWASAFTFSVRVSVRFSETDMYGHLNNTVAFTYFEYARIEFLKNVGLMNDWLNPEGSTIPVVADLQCDYLKQVFFDEALAVHVKVAAIGNSSMDIHYMVKNAKGDIVITGRGSIVQIGRATGKGVHWTDKEKLLFVN; from the coding sequence ATGAAAGCAACTTACATAACGGATATATCTACATGGGCATCGGCATTCACATTTTCTGTCCGGGTATCCGTGCGATTCTCAGAAACAGATATGTATGGACATTTGAATAATACAGTGGCGTTTACTTATTTTGAGTATGCACGAATTGAGTTTTTGAAAAATGTAGGTTTGATGAATGATTGGTTGAACCCTGAAGGCAGTACGATTCCGGTTGTGGCTGATTTACAATGTGATTATTTGAAACAGGTCTTTTTCGATGAAGCACTAGCTGTTCATGTAAAAGTAGCTGCAATAGGCAATAGTTCGATGGATATTCACTACATGGTGAAGAATGCTAAAGGCGACATTGTTATTACGGGTCGTGGTTCGATTGTTCAGATTGGTAGAGCAACTGGGAAAGGTGTTCATTGGACTGACAAAGAGAAGTTGTTGTTTGTAAACTAA
- the sdhB gene encoding succinate dehydrogenase iron-sulfur subunit has translation MSEQLTATKTVVFKIRRQDTATSDGYWEEFELEYRPNMNVISALMEIRRNPVNKEGKATTPINWDMNCLEEVCGACSMVINGRPRQSCTALVDKLTQPITLEPMKTFPVVRDLIVDREFMFDSLKKIKAWVPIDGTYDLGEGPRMPERKRQWAYELSKCMTCGVCLEACPNVNDNTNFMGPALLSQVRLFNTHPTGAMNKDERLAALMTDGGIGECGNSQNCVVACPKGIPLTTSIAAMNRATTVQMFKNFFGSDHMVD, from the coding sequence ATGAGCGAGCAACTAACTGCGACGAAAACAGTAGTATTTAAAATTCGTCGTCAGGATACAGCTACATCTGATGGGTATTGGGAAGAGTTCGAATTAGAATACAGACCGAATATGAACGTTATTTCTGCTTTAATGGAAATACGACGTAACCCAGTCAATAAGGAAGGTAAGGCAACGACTCCGATTAACTGGGACATGAACTGTCTGGAAGAAGTTTGTGGGGCTTGTTCAATGGTTATTAATGGCCGTCCACGTCAATCGTGTACAGCACTTGTTGACAAGTTGACTCAGCCAATTACACTTGAACCGATGAAGACATTCCCAGTCGTTCGTGACTTGATTGTCGACAGAGAGTTCATGTTTGATTCCTTGAAGAAAATCAAGGCGTGGGTTCCAATTGATGGGACGTATGATCTTGGAGAAGGTCCACGTATGCCAGAACGTAAGCGCCAATGGGCATATGAACTTTCGAAATGTATGACGTGTGGAGTTTGTCTAGAGGCGTGTCCGAACGTCAATGACAACACGAATTTCATGGGTCCTGCATTGCTGTCACAAGTCCGTTTGTTCAACACGCATCCTACAGGTGCGATGAACAAAGACGAACGTCTAGCGGCATTGATGACAGACGGTGGTATCGGTGAATGTGGTAACTCACAAAACTGTGTAGTCGCTTGTCCAAAAGGCATTCCATTGACTACATCTATCGCTGCTATGAACCGTGCGACAACTGTACAAATGTTCAAAAACTTCTTCGGAAGCGATCATATGGTAGACTGA
- a CDS encoding group I intron-associated PD-(D/E)XK endonuclease → MYHHTKNKGDLGVLKAQVDLHQKGYLILLPHTEHSPFDLVVYKDGYFKRIQVKYRELTSKGILEVRFRSSYCNTKGIVTSVVDKDEIDVYCVYCPQTDECYYFDPKQFDKSLSLRVEAPKNNQLRGVKFAKEYRDVP, encoded by the coding sequence TTGTATCATCACACTAAGAATAAGGGCGATTTAGGAGTTTTAAAGGCCCAAGTTGATTTACATCAAAAAGGATATTTGATATTGCTGCCTCATACCGAACATTCTCCATTTGACCTTGTTGTTTATAAAGATGGCTATTTTAAAAGGATTCAAGTTAAGTATAGAGAGTTAACTTCAAAGGGGATTCTAGAAGTCAGATTTCGTTCATCTTATTGCAATACAAAAGGTATAGTTACATCAGTTGTCGACAAAGATGAAATTGATGTGTACTGCGTTTATTGTCCGCAAACCGATGAATGCTATTATTTTGATCCTAAACAATTTGATAAATCATTAAGCTTGAGGGTGGAGGCACCTAAGAACAATCAGTTGCGCGGCGTGAAATTTGCAAAAGAGTATCGGGATGTTCCTTAG
- a CDS encoding succinate dehydrogenase cytochrome b558 subunit: MSRESDFYLRRLHSLLGIIPVGLFVAQHLVINHFATRGEEAFNTASNFMGSLPFVLFLEWFIIYIPLMFHAFYGLYIAFTAKNNVQRFGTFRNWMFMLQRMTGVFLVIFIAWHIYETRIQKALGAEVDFNMMADILANPFMLAFYIAGVLAATFHLANGLWSFLVTWGLAQSPRSQTIVTYATIVVFLVLATIGVQALLAFV; the protein is encoded by the coding sequence TTGTCGAGAGAATCAGATTTTTACTTGCGCCGTCTTCATTCATTGCTCGGAATTATTCCGGTTGGGCTTTTTGTTGCACAACACTTGGTGATTAACCATTTTGCAACACGTGGCGAAGAGGCATTCAACACAGCATCTAACTTTATGGGGAGCTTACCATTCGTTCTGTTTTTAGAATGGTTCATCATCTACATCCCACTTATGTTCCACGCGTTTTATGGCCTGTACATAGCTTTCACAGCAAAAAATAACGTACAACGCTTCGGGACTTTCCGTAACTGGATGTTCATGCTACAACGAATGACAGGGGTATTCCTTGTGATCTTTATTGCATGGCATATCTATGAAACAAGAATTCAAAAAGCATTGGGTGCTGAAGTAGACTTTAATATGATGGCTGACATCTTAGCGAACCCATTCATGCTAGCATTCTACATCGCTGGTGTACTTGCAGCGACATTCCACTTGGCGAATGGCTTGTGGTCATTCCTAGTGACATGGGGATTGGCACAATCACCACGCTCACAAACAATCGTTACGTATGCTACGATTGTAGTGTTCCTAGTATTAGCTACAATTGGCGTTCAAGCACTACTTGCATTCGTTTGA
- a CDS encoding YslB family protein, with protein MENTTYHSPTRFGYEILRDHVLPSILGAHQGDILYWAGKEVARKFPVFSIEELPVFFQEAGWGILSLEKTAKEECFYTIAYEESSTIQNRSFQLEAGFLAEQYQKLNGFLTECYGEVNFKNGHVTFHVKWDLKTKIDS; from the coding sequence TTGGAAAACACTACATATCATTCGCCGACCCGTTTCGGCTACGAAATTTTACGCGACCATGTCTTACCCAGCATTTTAGGCGCTCATCAAGGGGATATCCTGTACTGGGCAGGAAAAGAGGTAGCCCGGAAATTCCCTGTTTTTAGCATCGAAGAGCTTCCCGTGTTCTTTCAAGAGGCCGGTTGGGGCATTCTTTCGCTTGAAAAAACAGCAAAAGAAGAATGTTTTTATACAATAGCCTACGAAGAAAGTTCGACTATTCAAAATAGATCTTTTCAGTTAGAAGCTGGATTCCTCGCAGAACAGTATCAGAAATTGAACGGATTTCTTACCGAGTGCTATGGGGAAGTCAATTTCAAAAATGGACACGTTACATTTCATGTAAAATGGGATTTAAAAACTAAAATTGATTCATAA
- a CDS encoding transposase, producing the protein MYRILAGRIVIPLTKEQNAMNELLTSKPSRRTKILWVKSLASQDRTIQDIRTQTKCSLQTIQKYIRMREEEIPKDLEDQRGREHTEAIQKIMDKVKEVKALQVKGYSIRKIADETGYTKRTIKNYLSPDFNPIHGQYGVQRPGKLSPFRNEVIALRSKGTTYKEIHASILQKGYTGSEAAIRQFIAKEKRLQGDLENDVIAGSTEIVERKWLIKLLYKPLDKVKVISLEQVENVVEKYPLVGTLIRLVWRFKEILQSGEKELLHTWISEAAALELNELTSFLNGIKKDIDAVENACTLPYNNGLAEGSINKLKTIKRIMYGRNSFELLRNKLLLLESRKFN; encoded by the coding sequence ATGTATAGAATTTTAGCTGGACGAATTGTCATTCCATTAACCAAGGAACAGAACGCAATGAACGAACTGCTAACTAGTAAACCTTCACGACGTACTAAAATCCTCTGGGTCAAGTCCTTGGCGTCTCAAGATCGCACTATACAAGATATCCGAACGCAAACAAAATGTAGCCTTCAAACGATTCAAAAATACATTAGAATGCGAGAAGAAGAAATCCCTAAAGATTTAGAGGACCAACGCGGTCGTGAACATACTGAAGCAATCCAGAAGATTATGGATAAAGTCAAAGAAGTGAAAGCTTTACAGGTAAAAGGATATAGTATTAGAAAAATAGCTGATGAGACAGGCTATACAAAGCGCACAATAAAAAATTACTTATCGCCTGATTTCAATCCTATTCATGGTCAATATGGTGTACAGCGTCCCGGAAAACTGTCCCCTTTTAGAAATGAAGTGATTGCTTTGCGCTCAAAAGGAACAACTTATAAAGAGATTCATGCTTCTATTTTACAGAAAGGATATACAGGCTCAGAAGCTGCGATTAGACAATTCATAGCGAAAGAAAAAAGGTTACAAGGTGACCTGGAAAACGATGTCATCGCTGGTTCCACGGAGATTGTGGAAAGAAAATGGCTTATAAAATTACTCTACAAGCCACTAGATAAAGTGAAAGTCATTTCCCTCGAACAAGTAGAAAATGTTGTTGAGAAATATCCACTAGTCGGTACATTAATTCGCTTGGTTTGGCGTTTCAAAGAGATTCTTCAATCGGGAGAGAAAGAGTTGTTACATACATGGATTTCAGAAGCAGCAGCCCTCGAATTAAATGAATTGACTAGCTTTCTCAATGGTATTAAAAAAGATATAGATGCGGTTGAAAATGCATGTACGCTTCCATATAACAACGGATTAGCTGAAGGAAGCATAAATAAGTTAAAAACCATCAAACGCATCATGTATGGCAGAAACAGTTTTGAACTTCTACGGAATAAACTATTGTTGCTTGAATCCCGTAAATTCAACTAA
- a CDS encoding helix-turn-helix domain-containing protein: MTEESKNRSLLTAREREIFHLLVDDHTTKDIAGRLGISEKTVRNHISNTIQKLGVSGRAQAIVELLRLGELQL; encoded by the coding sequence TTGACAGAGGAATCAAAAAACCGTTCATTGCTAACGGCAAGGGAACGAGAAATCTTTCATCTGCTCGTTGACGATCATACGACAAAAGATATCGCGGGACGGCTCGGAATCAGCGAAAAGACTGTTCGGAACCATATTTCGAACACGATTCAAAAGCTAGGAGTTTCCGGCAGGGCACAAGCAATCGTCGAATTATTGCGGCTAGGAGAGTTACAGTTGTAA
- the rph gene encoding ribonuclease PH has protein sequence MRHDGRVADMNRPVTIETNYLIHPEGSVLISVGNTKVICTATIEERVPHFLRGSGKGWVTAEYSMLPRATGQRTQRESSKGKVGGRTMEIQRLIGRALRAVTNLEALGERTIWIDCDVIQADGGTRTASITGAFVAMTMAVAKLHAVKGLATFPIADFLAAISVGKTAEGELILDLDYVEDSSAAVDMNVVMTGAGAFVELQGTGEESTFTREEMNGLVTLAEQGIHQLFKVQTEALGAVAELIGTKEVTE, from the coding sequence ATGAGACATGATGGAAGAGTGGCTGATATGAACAGGCCAGTAACAATTGAAACAAATTATTTAATACATCCCGAAGGATCTGTGTTGATTTCGGTTGGAAATACGAAAGTAATTTGTACGGCTACGATAGAAGAGCGGGTTCCTCATTTTTTACGTGGCAGCGGCAAAGGATGGGTGACGGCTGAATACTCTATGCTGCCACGCGCGACTGGACAACGAACACAACGTGAGTCGTCTAAAGGTAAAGTTGGCGGACGCACGATGGAAATTCAACGATTGATTGGACGAGCATTGCGTGCTGTGACGAATTTGGAGGCACTTGGTGAGCGCACAATCTGGATTGACTGTGATGTCATTCAGGCAGACGGCGGGACGCGTACGGCGTCGATTACAGGTGCATTTGTGGCGATGACGATGGCGGTAGCCAAATTGCATGCTGTTAAAGGCTTGGCGACTTTCCCGATTGCTGACTTTTTGGCAGCAATCAGTGTTGGAAAGACGGCGGAAGGTGAATTGATCCTGGATCTTGATTATGTAGAGGATTCATCAGCAGCTGTTGATATGAACGTTGTGATGACAGGTGCGGGTGCATTTGTGGAGCTACAAGGGACAGGTGAGGAATCGACCTTCACGCGTGAAGAAATGAATGGCTTGGTGACACTTGCTGAACAAGGTATTCATCAGCTATTTAAGGTGCAAACAGAAGCGCTAGGTGCGGTTGCTGAGCTAATTGGTACGAAAGAGGTGACTGAATGA
- the racE gene encoding glutamate racemase yields the protein MEGPIGVIDSGVGGLTVVKEMLNRLPNEPIVYIGDDARCPYGPRSTQEVRKFTMEMASALSKMGIKMLVIACNTATAVALDEVREHFSFPVVGVIVPGARGAVKASGTGNIAVLGTVGTINSGAYDDAIHALLPDATVHPLACPEFVPIVESGLYKSKSAGDIVAKSLVGLTGKDFDVAILGCTHYPLVQHHIQAHLPANVNIISSAVETVSDVESILLSTNSMRVEGSKVAPIFYTTGEIQQFHSIVEDWLSIDEPDVRHIVL from the coding sequence GTGGAAGGACCTATAGGCGTAATTGATTCGGGGGTCGGCGGTTTAACTGTCGTCAAAGAGATGCTGAATCGACTACCAAATGAGCCCATTGTCTACATAGGAGATGATGCGCGTTGTCCGTATGGGCCGCGGTCGACGCAAGAAGTGCGTAAGTTTACAATGGAAATGGCATCAGCCCTTTCCAAAATGGGCATAAAAATGCTAGTGATTGCATGCAATACAGCAACGGCTGTTGCACTTGATGAAGTTCGCGAGCACTTCTCATTTCCAGTCGTGGGCGTCATTGTCCCGGGTGCACGTGGCGCGGTAAAGGCATCGGGAACAGGAAATATCGCAGTACTTGGTACAGTCGGAACAATTAATAGTGGTGCGTACGACGATGCTATCCATGCATTGTTACCGGATGCAACGGTTCATCCTCTGGCGTGTCCTGAATTTGTTCCGATTGTCGAAAGTGGGCTATATAAGTCGAAAAGTGCTGGAGATATTGTCGCTAAATCGCTTGTTGGCCTTACTGGTAAGGATTTTGATGTTGCGATTTTGGGCTGTACGCATTATCCGCTTGTGCAGCATCATATTCAAGCCCATTTGCCAGCGAATGTAAATATCATTTCATCGGCAGTGGAGACCGTATCCGACGTTGAAAGCATATTGCTATCAACGAATAGTATGCGTGTTGAAGGCAGCAAAGTAGCACCTATCTTTTATACGACAGGGGAAATTCAACAATTTCATTCGATTGTCGAGGATTGGTTGTCGATTGACGAGCCAGATGTTAGGCATATTGTATTGTAA
- a CDS encoding transposase produces the protein MDELITLLDENLICTGTDISSDFIYFFVTSTRKECVCPSCQSVSSRVHSHYNRNFQDLPIQDKKVVITLSNRKMFCDNPSCHRTTFAETFSFIDNKAKKTKRLKETILEVSLTQSSVSAAVYLSKHVVDVKKSTICNYQKSMLVINKEDIEAICIDDFAMKKRKSYGTIMVNLADSRVIDLIESREKEDVVIWLSLFPNIKYVSRDGSLTYAAAIREAHPEAHHISD, from the coding sequence ATGGATGAACTCATCACATTACTTGACGAAAACTTGATTTGTACAGGTACGGATATATCTTCAGATTTCATTTATTTCTTTGTGACATCTACTCGAAAAGAATGTGTGTGCCCTTCCTGTCAAAGTGTATCGTCTCGAGTCCACTCTCACTATAACCGAAACTTCCAAGACTTACCGATTCAAGATAAAAAGGTAGTGATTACACTATCTAATCGAAAAATGTTTTGTGATAATCCGTCATGTCATCGGACGACATTTGCCGAAACTTTTTCTTTTATAGACAATAAAGCGAAGAAAACCAAGCGATTGAAAGAAACCATTCTGGAAGTTTCACTCACACAAAGTTCTGTCTCCGCTGCAGTTTATCTATCGAAACACGTAGTCGACGTTAAAAAGAGCACAATCTGTAATTATCAAAAAAGCATGCTCGTAATCAATAAAGAGGATATCGAAGCTATTTGTATCGATGATTTCGCAATGAAAAAGAGAAAGAGTTACGGTACTATCATGGTGAACTTAGCCGATAGTAGAGTCATTGATCTCATAGAATCAAGAGAAAAAGAAGATGTAGTTATCTGGCTTTCTCTTTTTCCCAATATAAAATACGTCTCAAGAGATGGCTCTCTTACTTATGCCGCCGCGATTCGAGAAGCACATCCTGAAGCGCATCATATCAGTGATTGA
- the sdhA gene encoding succinate dehydrogenase flavoprotein subunit gives MAKSRLIVVGGGLAGLMAVIKAAEEGTPVDLFSLVPVKRSHSVCAQGGINGAVNTKGEGDSPDIHLDDTVYGGDFLANQPPVKAMTDAAPGIIHLLDRMGVMFNRTPEGLLDFRRFGGTLHHRTAFAGATTGQQLLYALDEQVRSHEVAGLVTKYEHWEFLGVVLDEDGVCRGIKAQNLKTMEIKAFKGDAVIMATGGPGIIFGKTTNSVINTGSAASIVYQQGAYYSNGEFIQIHPTAIPGDDKLRLMSESARGEGGRVWTYKDGKPWYFLEEKYPAYGNLVPRDVATREIFDVCVNQKLGINGENMVYLDLSHKDPKELDIKLGGIIEIYEKFTGDDPRKLPMKIFPAVHYSMGGLWVDYDQMTNIPGLFAAGECDYSQHGANRLGANSLLSAIYGGMVAGPNAVHYMKGLKRTAEELPSTIFDAAVAEEQQKWDDTLKMNGTENAYVLHKELGEWMTDNVTVVRYNDKLQQTDDKIVELLERYENINMTDTQQWSNQGATFTRQLKNMLYLARVITLGALNRDESRGAHYKPDFPNRDDEKFMKTTMAKFDGKSAPIFHYEEIDVSLVAPRKRDYSATKGE, from the coding sequence ATGGCAAAAAGCAGATTGATTGTCGTAGGCGGCGGTCTTGCAGGCCTGATGGCGGTCATTAAAGCAGCGGAGGAAGGCACACCGGTTGACCTGTTCTCACTTGTCCCGGTTAAACGTTCCCACTCTGTCTGTGCCCAAGGCGGCATTAACGGTGCGGTAAACACAAAAGGGGAGGGCGACTCGCCTGATATCCACTTAGATGATACTGTCTATGGCGGTGACTTCCTTGCGAACCAACCACCTGTTAAAGCAATGACGGACGCGGCACCAGGAATCATTCACTTATTAGACCGGATGGGCGTTATGTTCAACCGTACACCTGAAGGATTATTGGACTTCAGACGTTTCGGGGGTACACTTCATCACCGCACTGCATTCGCGGGTGCAACAACAGGGCAACAGCTTCTGTACGCACTAGACGAGCAAGTGCGTAGTCACGAAGTAGCTGGACTTGTGACGAAATACGAACACTGGGAGTTCCTTGGTGTTGTTTTAGACGAAGATGGTGTTTGTCGTGGTATTAAAGCGCAAAACCTTAAAACGATGGAAATTAAAGCGTTTAAAGGCGATGCGGTTATTATGGCAACAGGTGGACCTGGGATTATTTTCGGTAAAACGACAAACTCTGTTATCAACACAGGTTCCGCTGCTTCTATCGTTTATCAACAAGGAGCTTACTACTCGAACGGTGAGTTCATCCAAATTCACCCGACAGCAATTCCAGGAGATGACAAACTTCGTCTTATGAGTGAATCTGCACGTGGTGAAGGTGGACGTGTTTGGACATATAAAGACGGTAAGCCTTGGTACTTCCTAGAGGAAAAATATCCAGCTTACGGAAACCTTGTACCACGTGACGTTGCGACACGTGAAATTTTTGACGTCTGCGTCAATCAAAAACTAGGTATTAACGGTGAAAACATGGTTTACTTGGACTTGTCTCATAAGGATCCGAAAGAGCTTGATATCAAGCTTGGTGGAATCATCGAAATCTATGAGAAATTCACAGGTGATGACCCACGTAAACTGCCGATGAAAATCTTCCCAGCTGTCCACTATTCAATGGGCGGACTATGGGTGGACTATGATCAAATGACAAATATTCCAGGTCTTTTTGCAGCTGGTGAATGTGATTATTCACAGCACGGTGCAAACCGTCTAGGTGCGAACTCGCTTCTTTCAGCAATTTACGGTGGAATGGTTGCAGGACCAAACGCAGTTCATTACATGAAAGGCTTGAAGCGTACTGCTGAAGAACTACCATCGACTATTTTCGATGCAGCAGTTGCAGAAGAGCAACAAAAGTGGGATGACACGCTCAAAATGAATGGTACAGAAAACGCTTATGTCCTTCATAAGGAGCTTGGCGAATGGATGACAGATAACGTAACAGTCGTTCGTTATAACGACAAACTACAACAGACGGACGATAAAATCGTAGAGCTTCTTGAACGCTATGAAAACATCAACATGACAGATACACAACAATGGTCTAACCAAGGCGCAACGTTTACGCGTCAGTTGAAAAATATGTTGTACTTAGCACGTGTTATCACACTTGGAGCACTGAACCGTGATGAGAGCCGTGGCGCTCACTACAAACCAGATTTCCCGAACCGTGATGACGAAAAATTCATGAAAACAACGATGGCGAAATTTGACGGGAAATCTGCACCAATCTTCCATTATGAAGAGATTGATGTATCCCTAGTAGCGCCACGTAAACGCGACTACTCCGCGACGAAAGGAGAATGA
- a CDS encoding MarR family winged helix-turn-helix transcriptional regulator, which translates to MEKDLRYIAAIIKQEGRRILSNYTITPPQFIALQWLFEHGDMTIGDLSNRMFLAFSTTTDLVDRMEKNNLVKRVRDEQDRRVVRIHLLSEGERVIEEVIDKRRVYLDMVLQDFDEQQVKNFSDLLSKLHQEMKKD; encoded by the coding sequence ATGGAGAAGGATTTAAGATACATTGCAGCTATCATTAAGCAGGAGGGGCGTCGGATTCTCAGTAATTATACGATTACACCGCCTCAGTTCATTGCTTTGCAGTGGTTGTTTGAGCATGGAGATATGACGATTGGGGATTTGTCGAACAGAATGTTTTTGGCATTCAGTACAACGACTGATTTAGTCGATCGCATGGAAAAAAATAATCTTGTCAAGCGGGTTCGTGACGAACAAGATCGCCGAGTGGTTCGGATTCACTTATTAAGTGAAGGGGAACGTGTGATTGAGGAGGTTATTGATAAGCGCCGTGTTTACTTAGATATGGTGTTACAAGATTTTGACGAGCAACAAGTGAAGAATTTTTCTGACTTACTAAGCAAATTACATCAAGAGATGAAAAAGGATTGA